From the genome of Oceanococcus atlanticus:
CGATCTGGCCGTGATCTGCTACACCTCGGGGACCTCAGGCCAGCCCAAAGGCGTGATGCTCAGCCATCGCAACATACTCAGCAATGTCAAAGCCTGTCACCAGGTGATTCCCATGGTGGCCGGCGATATCGCGCTGTCTTTTCTGCCGCTGGCGCATATGTTTGAGCGCACAGCCGGCTACTACCATGCGATCCTGGCCGGCGCCGAGGTCGCCTTCAACCGCGATATCAAGCATCTGACCGACGATCTGCGCGAAGTGCGCCCGACCGTGCTGGTCTCGGTGCCACGCGTGTTCGAACGCTTCTACACCATGATCCAGCGTCGCGTGAAAAAACGCCCATGGTTGCTGCGCGTGATGTTCGATCTGGCCCGCGATGCGGGCTGGCGCCACTTTCTGTACGAACAGAAGCGCGGCCCGCGCCCGCCGCTGGATCACCTGGGGCAAATGCTGGCCCGTCAATTCGGAAAAAGCGTGCTCGATGCCCTGGGTGGCCGCGTGCGCCTGGCCGTATCCGGCGGCGCACCGCTGTCGCCGGAGATCGCCAAAACCTTTATCGGACTCGGCCTGCCTATCGTTCAGGGCTACGGTCTGACCGAAGCTTCACCGGTGGTCAGCACCAACCATCCCGACGACAACGATCCGGAAAGCGTGGGCCTACCGCTGCCCGGGGTGGAAACGCGGCGCGGCAGCAACGGCGAACTGCAGGTGCGCGGCCCCAACGTGATGCTTGGCTACTGGCACGATGACGAAGCCACGGCCGCCGTGCTCAGCGCCGACGGCTGGCTGAGTACCGGCGACAAAATCAGCCGCTTGCACAGCGACCGCCTTTATGTGGTCGGGCGTATCAAGGAGCTGATCGTCATGTCGAATGGCGAGAAAGCCGCACCGGCCCTGCTGGAGCAGGAACTGATGCTCGACGAACTGGTCGAGCAGGTGATTGTGATCGGCGAAGCGCGACCGTTCCTGACCGCCCTGATCGTGCCCAATCAGGTGGCCCTGGACGAGTTCTGTCAGACCCAGGGCATGCACCAGAATGATCCGGATCTTCTGCCCGCCCTGCTCGCCCGGCTCAAGCAGGATCTCGACAACCACCCGCGTTTTGCCCAGATTCATCGGGTGGCGCTGCTCGACGAGCCGTGGACCACCGACAACCACATGCTCACCCCAACCCACAAACCACGTCGGCGGCACATTCTGCAACGCTACGCCGAGCGCATCGATGCGCTGTATCGCGGCCACTTCTCGCCCGACGATACGGCGCTCAACTATCACGTGGATATCGGATGAGCGTGCTCGCACTGCTGCTCGCCGCCCTGCTCGGCAGCCTGCTCGGCGGGCAGATTGTCGGCCACCTGCGCGGCCTCGACCTACGCCGCAGCGGTAGCGGCAATCTGGGCGCCACCAACGCCCTGCGCAGCGGCGGCATCAAGATGGGGCTGATCGTGCTGCTCATAGACGCCGGCAAGGCCTGGCTGGCCGCGGCCGGCTTGCCGCAACTGGTCGAGCAGGCGCCGATCTGGCTGCCCTGGGCCTGCGGCAGCCTTGCCGTGCTCGGCCATATCTACTCACCGTGGGCCGGATTCAAAGGCGGCAAAGGCGTGGCCTGCGGCCTGGGTGCGTGCGCAGCCTTGCTCCCGATCGCCCTGCTATGGGGACTGGGCGGTTTTGTCATCGTGCTGGTGCTGAGCGGCTACGTCAGTCTCAGCGTGCTCACGGCGACGGTACTGATAACCCTCAAGGTAGCCTGTTTTTCTGCAGCAGG
Proteins encoded in this window:
- a CDS encoding AMP-dependent synthetase/ligase; translated protein: MSDKPKQLDISKIHTLVDLFQARVAASPGQPAYRQYLPGLNRWHSYTWNDLASRVNAWSASLANEQLEPGERIAIMASNRPDWIAADIAAQSLGLVVVALFSEDTAGSAGSTLEHAGASLLVVEDPQWWQAISANHALPQIRRVVALKPASGYNDDERVIALSNWLDQTGAAPRSRHPIQADDLAVICYTSGTSGQPKGVMLSHRNILSNVKACHQVIPMVAGDIALSFLPLAHMFERTAGYYHAILAGAEVAFNRDIKHLTDDLREVRPTVLVSVPRVFERFYTMIQRRVKKRPWLLRVMFDLARDAGWRHFLYEQKRGPRPPLDHLGQMLARQFGKSVLDALGGRVRLAVSGGAPLSPEIAKTFIGLGLPIVQGYGLTEASPVVSTNHPDDNDPESVGLPLPGVETRRGSNGELQVRGPNVMLGYWHDDEATAAVLSADGWLSTGDKISRLHSDRLYVVGRIKELIVMSNGEKAAPALLEQELMLDELVEQVIVIGEARPFLTALIVPNQVALDEFCQTQGMHQNDPDLLPALLARLKQDLDNHPRFAQIHRVALLDEPWTTDNHMLTPTHKPRRRHILQRYAERIDALYRGHFSPDDTALNYHVDIG
- a CDS encoding glycerol-3-phosphate acyltransferase, translated to MSVLALLLAALLGSLLGGQIVGHLRGLDLRRSGSGNLGATNALRSGGIKMGLIVLLIDAGKAWLAAAGLPQLVEQAPIWLPWACGSLAVLGHIYSPWAGFKGGKGVACGLGACAALLPIALLWGLGGFVIVLVLSGYVSLSVLTATVLITLKVACFSAAGLWSLPGAFALGMLLLLSWTHRENLQRLLRGNENRFEKVMLIKPRS